ACGTGGTGCTGGAAGGAGATCCGGGCCAGGCCTGCCCAGAGGAACGCGGTCAGCGCGCCCCACCACGACAGCGTGATCAGCCCGCCGAGCAGCGGCGGGAGCAGCAGGCTCAGCACCACCCACAGCGGGAAGAGCCGGTCGACGACGCGCAGGTCGCGGTCGGCGGCCAGGTCGGGGGCGAACCGGTCGACGTTGGTCTTGTCGCGGCCGAAGAGCCAGCCCATGTGCGAGTGCCAGAAGCCGCGGGCCAGCGCCACCGGCGAAGTGCCGAACAGCCACGGCGAGTGCGGGTCGCCGTCACGGTCGGAGAAGGCGTGGTGACGGCGGTGGTCGGCGACCCAGCCGATCACCGGGCCCTGCGCCGCGAGGCCGCCGGCGACGGCGAGCGCGATCCGCAGCGCCCGCTTCGCGCGGAACGAGCCGTGGGTGAAGTACCGGTGGTAGCCGACGGTCACTCCGAGCGTCGACACCACGAAGAACGCGCCGCCGATCGTGAGGTCGAGCCAGCTGACGCCCCAGCCCCAGAACACCGGGACGGCGGCACCGAGCGCGAGGAACGGGACGAGCAGGAAGATGCGGATGGTGATCAGTTCGGGGATCGTCTGCTTGCCCGAGAGCACGGGTTTCGGGGCCGGAGGGGCAGCCTTCACGGAGGCGGTCATGCAGTACTCGATTCGAGGTCTACGCCGCGCCGGACCGAGCCTGGCGCGGAAAGCCGGGGGCGGGAACACCCCGGCGGTCAGCGGTCTGGAGGGTGGCCGGGCGGGTCGCCGCTCCTGCCGGCGATCGGCCTCGAGGCCACGGTGCGAGAGTGGGGCCGACCGGGCGCCGGCGTACTGAGGTGCTCTCGTCGCTTTCCAGGTTACCGGATCGTTGTGAACGCGCAGTGTGGCCGAGACATGAGGAAGGCCCCCGCCCCGGTGGGGGCGAGGGCCTTCGGGTGCCTCGTGGCTCAGATGACGCTGACGCGCTGGGCCTGGGGGCCCTTCTGGCCCTGGCCGATTTCGAACTCCACACGCTGACCCTCGTCGAGCGACTTGAAGCCGCTGCCCTGGATCTCGGAGTAGTGGACGAACACGTCCGGACCCCCGCCGTCCTGCGCGATGAAGCCGAAGCCCTTTTCGCCGTTGAACCACTTGACACTGCCCTGAGCCATACCCATACCTACTCTTTGTAGTGAGCCTGGACGCCCCGTTCGGACACCCGGTCTCAAGACCATTATCCCATCACCGGGCCGAAGAGGCTACCCCCGGTCATCAAACTCCCCAATCGGGGCGCAGCGGCATGCTCATGCCGCCCTCGCTGTCGGTCCGGACGCCCAGGATGTGGTGCAGTTCGATCTCGCGCCGCTCGAAGGCGAGCCGGCAGGCCGCCAGGTAGAGGGCCCACACCCGGCTGCGTCCGGCACCGGCCTCGGCGACGGCTTCGTCCCAGTGTTCGTCGAGGTTGGCGCACCATCCGGCCAGCGTCGTCGCGTAGTGCTCGCGCAGGTTCTCCGAGTGCCGCACCTCCAGCCCGGCGTCGTGCATGGCCGTCATCAGCTCGCCAGGAGCTTCCAGCTCGCCGTCCGGGAAGACGTAGCGGTCGATGAAGCCGCGCGAGCGGTGGGCGACGCTGGTGTCCGGGTTGGTGATGCAGTGGTTGAGCAGGCGCCCGTGCGGCTTGAGCTTGCCGGCGAGGAAGCGGAAGTAGCCGGGCACGTTGCGGGCCCCGATGTGCTCGGTCAGCCCGATCGACGAGATCGCGTCGAACCCGGTCTCCGTGACGTCCCGGTAGTCGAGGTGGCGGATCTCGGCGCGGTCCGCGATCCCCAGCGCGACGATGTTCTTCTGCGCCCATTGCGCCTGTTCACGCGAGAGTGTGACGCCGATGGCCTCGACGCCGTAGTGCCGGACGGCGTGCGCGACCATGCCGCCCCAGCCGCAGCCGACGTCGAGCAGCCGCATCCCCGGCTTGAGGCCGAGCTTGCGGCAGACCAGGTCGAACTTGTTGGCCTGCGCCTCCTCCAGCGAAGCGCCCTCGTGCGGGAACACCGCGCACGTGTAGGCCATCGACGGGCCGAGGACCAGCTCGTAGAACCGGTTGGACACGTCGTAGTGGCTGGCGATGGCCTCGCTGTCGCGTTGCTTCGAGTGCCGCAGCGCGGTCAGCCCGCGCCGGAACCGGCTCGGGTGCTCCTCGGCCGGCGGCTTGACCAGCCGCAGGTGGCGCGGGCCGAGGTTGCGCAGCAGCCACAGCCGGTCGGCCGCGGTGAGCTGGTCGACCTGCGCGGCCAGCGCACGCAGCGCCGTGTAGAGGTCGCCGGTGACTTCGAGCGCACCCGCCACGTAGGCGCGGGCGAGGCCGAGGTCGCCGGGGGAGGACATCAGGTAGTCCAGCGCCAGCGGCGAGCGCACCTCGAAGGCCACCGGCGCGTCGGCCGGGCCGCTGCGGCTGCCGTCGTAGGCGGTGATCGACACCTCGGCGCGCGGGCCGAGCAGCCGCTCGAACACGGCGCCGACGGTGATTTCTTCCTGGGTCACGTTCGTTCCTTTCACCCGCGGCGGACGCATTTCTCGTAGAGGCCGAGCAGGCGCCCGGCCGGGTCGTAGGCCCGCTTGAGTTCCCGGTAGGCGTCGCCGTTGTAGAGCCGCCAGAACTCGTCCTCGGTGTAGAAGCTGTCCGAGTACAGGGATTTGTGGCCGCCGAGCCGGGTCACCTCGGCTTCGATCATCCGGTTGTGCACACCGTCGCGCTCGCCGGGATCCAGCGGCACGGCGGACCAGAACCCGAAGTTGACGTACAGCTCTTCGGGGTCGAGTTCGTAGAGCGGCCAGCGGACGTCGCCGGGCCGCTGCCGCAGCGGGCAGATCCAGACCGGGCTGATCGGGATCTCCCGCTCGAAGAAGTCGAGGAACTCCGCGGCGCGCCCGACCGGGACCTCGATGTCCTGCACGATCGTCTCTTCCGGCGGCAGGCGCCGGAGTTTCAGCAGCCGCTGGGCGATCTTGAACCGGCGGTCGAGCGCGACGGCCTTCCAGTACACCGAGGACCGCAGGAACCGGCGGCCGAGCAGCAGCCGGGGCAGCCGGTGCTGGACGCCGAAGGCGCGGGAGCACCAGAACCAGTCGGTGTCCCAGCGCCAGAGGTAGTCGCGGACGGTGAGGTGGTCGGTTTCGCGACGCTGGATCGAGCGGTAGTAGATGTCCAGCCAGGTGTAGTCGCTCGTCGCGGGCGCGGTGCCGGTGAACGTGGCCAGCGTCAGGTACAGCTCGTCCGGGCCGAACACCGTGCCGTCGACGAAATCGACGTGCTCGCCCTCGTGTTCGCTCGTCGCGCAGATCTCGCGCAGGGCTTCGAAGTACTTCGCCCGGTCGTGGTGGCGGACGTGCCGGAGTTTCACGAACGGCTTGACCGGTTCCAGGAGGATCCGCAGCCGCAGCGCGTAGCCGAGGGTGCCGTAGGAGTTGGGGAAGCCGTGGAACAGGGCGCGGTGCTCGTTGTCCGGCGTGGCGACGACGATCCGGCCGTCGCCGGTGAGCACCTCGAGCTCCAGCACCGACTCGTGCGGCATGCCGTTGCGGAACGACGAGGACTCGATGCCGAGCCCGGTCACCGCGCCGCCGAGGGTGATGGTCTTGAGCTGCGGCACGACCAGCGGCATCAGGCCGTGCGGCAGGGTGGCGTCGACGAGCTGTTCGTAGGTGACCATCCCTTCGACGTCGGCGGTGCGGCCGTCCGGGTCGACGCGCAGGACGTGGGTGAACCCGGAGACGTCCAGGCCCGGGTGCTGGGCGGCGGCGCGGGAGCGGAAGAGGTTCGACGTGCGTTTGGCCAGCCGGACGGTCGCTTCGCCGCTGATCGCGGTGAGCTGCCGTCTCAGGGCGTCGACGCGGGCTTCGTGCTCGGGGAACGCCGGGCCCGGACGGGCTTCGGGCACCCCGGCCTGATCAATGGTCACGCCCCTGATCCTGCCTCACGGAGTGGGCAGACGCACTGTGCTGTCCCTGTGATCGTGTCCGCGTCGTCCCGGCCGCTGGGAAGCTCGCCGGACTCGTCGCCTCGCCGCGAGGTCGCCGACGACCCCGCGGCGGCGGGTCAGGCGACCGCGCGCAGCGGGGTTTCCTCCGCCAGGAGCGTCTCGGCGTCGGCCAGGAAGGGTGTATCGCCTTTCTCTTCGGGTGCTTCGGTTCTAACATGTCATCTAAATGATGACCAACGAGATGTCGCCGGATGGACGACATCGGGTGCCCGGTTCGCCGGGATTGAGCAGCGTGCGGGCGGGGTATCCGCTTCCGGACCGCGGGGATCCCGCGGCGAGACGGGGAAAGCGAGGCGGCGTTGAGCATTCTGATCGACTTCGGGCGCGACACGGAGTTCTCGTTCGAGCGGCGGCTGCGCGGTTACGTGGGCGCGGTGGCCCGGGCCGTCGGAGTGGGGCTGGAATCCTGCACGTTGGACGTCGGAACACCAGCGGCCGCCTACATCGCCCTCGACTGGCGGCTGGCCCGGTTCCCCGGACACGACTTGGCACTCGTCTGGGACGAGGTCCACGGCTGGGCGGCGGCGATCGAGAACGCGACCGGCGAAGCGGCAACGGCCTTGGTCCATCTCGGCGGATTGTTCCCCGAGCCCCGCGCGGTGGTCAGGTTCCTCGCGGCGGTCCGCGCGGACGTCCCGGACGCGGGCGGCCTGGAAGCCCCGGTCCTCCGCGAGGCCGGCGACCACGAGCAGCTGCTGGCCCTGCTGCCGGACATGGCGGGCGCCGATCGCCGATAGGGTTCCGCCTGGACGTGGCGAACAGGGGGCCGGGGTGGCGGAACTGACGGCGGAAGCCGTGGTCGATCGGAACGTGCCGCGGACGCCGCGGCTTTCCCCGGACGGCCGGTGGGTCGCGTTCGCGAGCAGCCCGGTCGGCCGGACGGGAAAGCATCCGGTGAGCGGCCTGTGGCTGGCTCCCGCCGACGGCAGCGCACCACCCCGGGAACTCGCCCCCTCGGACGCGGAAGACCACGAGCCTCGGTGGGCGCCCGACTCCGGCTCGGTTTTCTTTCTGTCCGATCGTGTCGAGCGGGGTACGGCTCAGCTGTACCGGGTGGGTCTTGCGGGTGGTGGTCCGGAGCAGCTGACGGACTGGTCCCCGGGAGTTCACGCGCATCTGTGGTTGCCGGGTTGGGCTGGGGTGGGGAACGCCCGGCCGGCCGAGGTTGAGGCGCGCGTCCCGCCGGCGGACTGGAGCCTGGGGGTGTTCGTCGCGCCGGACCCGGACTTCCGGCCTGCCGATCCCCGCGTCCGCGTTGTCACCGCAGAGGGTTCCCGGGCCGGCGAACCGGGCCGGGCTTGGGATACCGTCGCCCGGCCCGATCGGCTGTGGCTGCTCGACCCGCGGACCCGCGCTGTCCGTTCGCTCGCGGACTTCGGCGAGCGGCACGTCGTCGAGGTCGCCGCCCGGCCTGACGGGGGCGTGCTCGCCGTGCTCACCTGGTCCGTCGCCGATCGTGATCCCGGGTTGTTCGAACCCGGCCTGCACCTCGTCGATCCCGGCTCCGGTGCGGTGCGCGACCTCGGCGCCCCGGCGCTCGAAGCGTCCTCTCTCACCTGGTGGCGCGGCGAAACCGGCTGGCACCTGGGCTACCTGGGCCTCACCCCGCCCGGGCTGGTCGGTGGCCGGGCCGTGTTCGAGGCCGGCGAAACGAGCGGTGCGCACCGCAATCTCACCGCCGGCCTGACCGTCTGCCCGGCCGAACTGGTGCCGGCGGGCGACGGTCCGCCGCTGGCGTTGTTCTCCGAAGGCCTGGACACCACGGTCCGCCGGCTCGAACCCGCGACCGGAACCTTCACCGAGCTGACCCGCGCGCCGGGCACGCTGCAGTCCCTCTCCGTCGCCGATGGCGAGGTGATCGCCGCCGTCGCGAGCACCGCGTACGAGCCCGACGTCGTCTGCGCCGGATCCGCGGCGGGCCCGCTCACCCACCTGGCCGAGCCGCCGCTCCGCGGGATCGTCTGGGGTACCCAGGAACGCCTCTCCTACCGCGCCGAGGACGGCCTGGAACTCGACGGGCTCCTGATCCTCCCACCCGGCAAGACCCGGGAAGACGGCCCGTTCCCGCTGGTCACCCTCGTCCACGGTGGTCCGGACGACCGATACGCCGACCGGTTCCACCTGAACTGGTACCCCTCGGGCCAGTGGCTCGCGACGGCCGGCTTCGCGGTGTTCCTGCCGAACCCGCGCGGCGGCTGGGGCCACGGGCACGCGTTCGCGGTGAGCGTCGCCGGGGCCGTCGGCGGCGCGGAGTTCACCGACATCCTCACCGGGATCGACCGCCTCGTCGACGACGGCGTCGCCGACCCGCGGCGGCTCGGCATCGGCGGCGGCAGCCACGGCGGCTTCATGGCGGCCTGGGCCGTCTCGCAGACGGACCGCTTCGCCGCGGCACTCGTCTCCGCGGGCGTCATCGACTGGCGTGTCCTCGCGGCGACCGGTGAGCTCACGCGGTTCGACGCCGCGCTGGGCGGACCGGACGGCAGCACCAGCCCGATCACCCACGCCCACCGCATCCGCACCCCGACCCTCATCCTGCACGGCGAGGACGACACCAACGTCCCGCTCTCCCAGGCGGACCTGCTGCACCACGCCCTGCGTGACCGCGGCGTCGAGCACGAGTACGTCGTGTACCCGCGGGAGGGCCACTCGCTCCGCGAACGCGACCACCAGCTTGACGGACTGCGTCGGACGCGCGAGTGGTTTTCCCGGTGGCTCGCCCCCGAACGCCCGGTGTCCAAACAGGACGGATGAGCGAGCCCGTGTGAACTCCCGACGCGGCGGGTAACCGGGTGGATGACCAGAACCCGGGTATACCGCGACGGCGTGCTGCAGAAGGAAGACTTCCCGCTCGCGGACGTCTCCGACTTCCTGGCCGAGCCGGACACCGCGGTGTGGGTCGACCTGTGCGCGCCGTCCGAAGCGGACCTGGCCGAGCTGGCCGACGAGCTGGGCCTGCACCGGCTCGCGGTGGAGGACGCCGTCCAAGAGCACCAGCGGCCCAAGCTCGACCGCTACGACGGGCACGCCTTCCTGACCACCTACGCCGTGCGGTTCGACGAGGCGACCGGCCGTGCCGCCACCTACGAGCTCGCCGCCTTCGTCACGCCGCGGGCGCTGGTCACCGTGCGCAAGGACGACCGCTTCGACATCGACGCGGTCGTGCGCCGGTGGGACCAGGCGACCGAGCTGGCGAAGACCGGTGTGCCCTTCCTGGTGCACGGTCTGCTCGACTGCGTCGTCGACGGCCACTTCGAGGCCGTGCAGGCGCTCGACGACGAGGTCGAGGCCCTGGAGGACCTCGTCTTCGAAGACCGGCCCGACTCCTCGGAACTGCAACGCCGCTCGTTCCGGCTGCGCAAGAGCCTGACCGCGTTGCGCCGGGTGGTGCTGCCGATGCGCGAGGTGATCAGCTCGCTGATGCGCCCCGACCTTCGGCTGGCCGACGAGCTCACCCGCCCGTACTTCGAAGACGTCCACGACCACGCCCGGCAGGCCGCCGAACAGACCGAGGCGCTGCGGGAGCTGATCGCCACGGTCCGGGAGACCCAGCTGAACCTGCAGGGCAACCGGCTGAACCTGATCATGAAGAAGGTGACCGGCTGGGCGGCGGTGATCGCGGTGCCCACGGCGGTGACCGGGTTCTACGGCCAGAACGTGCCGTACCCGGGCAACGGCGCGCCGAGCGGGTTCTGGACCTCGACGGTCGCCATTCTCGTGCTTTCGGTGGGGTTGTACGCGTTGTTCAAACGCAGGGATTGGCTGTGATCCACGCCATCTTCGTCATTCCACAATAGAGCGTCCACTTCGGACACCGAAGCTGGACACGTGGCGTCGGGAGCCGCGGCCGTGGGCAGGCCGACGGACCCGCCGGCGACGTTCAGCCGAACGGGTCAATGCGGCCGGATGGCCTGGGGGAGAAGGAAAGGCTTCGAGCACCGCCTGAAGAGCGCGCGTGGTCACGGGCGCGGCTGGTTGCTCAACCGTTGCCGCTCAGCATAGTGCAACTGCACTATGCTGAGCCATCCGGTGTGCACGGCGGACGGCGCAAGGTGCCGACAGGCGAAGAAACGGGTGACGGATGAGCGGGGCAATGGTCGACGGTGTGCGCCCGGGTGCGGGGGCGGACGCCTCGGGTGTGGGCGAGGCCGGGGAGCAGGAGCTGCGCCGGCTGCTGGCCGGGCTGACCGCCGTCCGCGACGGAGACTTCGGCATCCGCCTGCCGGGCGGGGCCGACGGCCTGCTCGGCGAGATCGCCACGGTCTTCAACGGTATGGCCGACCAGCTGTCGCTGTTCACCTCCGAGGTCACCCGCGTCGCGCGGGAGGTCGGCAGCGAGGGCCAGCTCGGCGGGCAGGCCAAGGTCCCCGGCGTGTCCGGCACGTGGAAAGACCTGACCGACTCGGTGAACGCCATGGCGGGAAATCTCACGACGCAGGTCCGTGACATCGCGCAGGTCGCCACCGCGGTGGCGAAGGGCGACCTGTCGCAGAAGATCGACGTCGACGCCCGCGGCGAGATCCTGGAGCTCAAGGACACCGTCAACACGATGGTGGACCAGCTGTCGTCGTTCGCGGACGAGGTCACCCGGGTGGCGCGCGAGGTGGGCAGCGAAGGCCGCCTCGGCGGGCAGGCCCAGGTGCCCGGCGTCGGCGGGGTTTGGCGTGATCTCACCGATTCGGTGAACTTCATGGCCGGGAACCTGACGGACCAGGTCCGCAACATCGCGCAGGTGACGACGGCGGTGGCGAAGGGTGACCTGTCGCAGAAGATCACCGTCGACGCCCGCGGCGAGATCCTCGAACTCAAGAACACGATCAACACGATGGTGGACCAGCTGTCGTCCTTCGCCGACGAGGTCACCCGCGTCGCCCGGGAAGTGGGCACCGAGGGCCGGCTGGGCGGCCAGGCCGACGTCAAGGGCGTCTCCGGGACCTGGCGCGACCTCACCGACTCGGTGAACTTCATGGCGGGCAACCTGACCGACCAGGTCCGCAACATCGCGCAGGTCGCCACCGCGGTGGCGAGCGGCGATCTCTCGCAGAAGATCAACGTCACGGCCCGCGGCGAGGTCTTGGAGCTCAAGGACACGCTGAACACGATGGTGGATCAGCTGTCCGCGTTCGCGGACGAGGTCACCCGGGTGGCGCGCGAAGTGGGCACCGAGGGCCGGCTGGGCGGCCAGGCCGACGTCAAGGGCGTCTCCGGGACCTGGAAGGACCTCACCGAGTCGGTCAACGTCATGGCCGACAACCTCACCGCACAGGTCCGCTCGATCGCCCAGGTCACCACCGCCGTCGCCCGCGGCGACCTGTCGCAGAAGATCCGGGTCGACGCCCGCGGCGAGATCCTCGAGCTGAAGGACACCATCAACACGATGGTGGATCAGCTGTCCGCGTTCGCGGACGAGGTCACCCGGGTGGCGCGCGAGGTCGGCACCGAGGGCAACCTCGGCGGCCAGGCCACCGTCCGCGGCGTGTCGGGGACCTGGAAGAACCTCACCGACAACGTCAACGTCATGGCGTCCAACCTGACCGGCCAGGTGCGCTCGATCGCGCAGGTCGCGACCGCGGTCGCGCGCGGTGACCTGTCCCGCAAGATCACCGTCGAGGCCAAGGGCGAGGTCGCGGCCCTGGCCGACGTCATCAACACGATGGTCGACACGCTGTCCGCGTTCGCCGACGAAGTCACGAGAGTGGCGCGCGAAGTCGGCACCGAGGGCATGCTCGGCGGGCAGGCGCGCGTGCCGAACGTCGCCGGCACGTGGAAGGACCTGACCGACAACGTCAACTCGATGGCGAACAACCTCACCGGGCAGGTCCGCAACATCGCCCAGGTGACCACCGCCGTCGCGCAGGGCGACCTGACCCGCAAGATCGACGTCGACGCCCGCGGCGAGATCCTCGAGCTGAAGACCACGATCAACACGATGGTCGACCAGCTTTCCGCGTTCGCCGCGGAGGTCACGCGCGTGGCGCGCGAGGTCGGCAGCGAAGGCCGCCTCGGCGGCCAGGCCGAGGTCGAAGGCGTGTCCGGCACCTGGAAGCGGCTCACCGAGAACGTCAACGAGCTGGCCGGGAACCTCACCCGGCAGGTCCGCGCGATCGCCGAGGTGACCAGTGCGGTCGCCGAAGGCGACCTGACCCGCTCCATCACCGTCGACGCCTCCGGCGAGGTCGCCGAGCTGAAGGACAACATCAACTCGATGGTCGAGTCGCTGCGCGAGACCACGCGGGCGAACCAGGAACAGGACTGGCTCAAGTCCAACCTGGCCACCATCACCGGGCTGATGCAGGGCCGGCGCGACCTCGCCGTCGTCGCGGCCGCGGTGATGGACGAGCTCGTCCCGCTGGTCAACGCCCAGTTCGGCGCCTTCTACCTGGCCGACGACACCGCCGAGGTGCCGGAGCTGCGGCTGGTCGGCGCGTACGGCCACCCCGAGGGCGAG
This window of the Amycolatopsis balhimycina FH 1894 genome carries:
- a CDS encoding magnesium transporter CorA family protein, with translation MTRTRVYRDGVLQKEDFPLADVSDFLAEPDTAVWVDLCAPSEADLAELADELGLHRLAVEDAVQEHQRPKLDRYDGHAFLTTYAVRFDEATGRAATYELAAFVTPRALVTVRKDDRFDIDAVVRRWDQATELAKTGVPFLVHGLLDCVVDGHFEAVQALDDEVEALEDLVFEDRPDSSELQRRSFRLRKSLTALRRVVLPMREVISSLMRPDLRLADELTRPYFEDVHDHARQAAEQTEALRELIATVRETQLNLQGNRLNLIMKKVTGWAAVIAVPTAVTGFYGQNVPYPGNGAPSGFWTSTVAILVLSVGLYALFKRRDWL
- a CDS encoding cold-shock protein, coding for MAQGSVKWFNGEKGFGFIAQDGGGPDVFVHYSEIQGSGFKSLDEGQRVEFEIGQGQKGPQAQRVSVI
- a CDS encoding S9 family peptidase yields the protein MAELTAEAVVDRNVPRTPRLSPDGRWVAFASSPVGRTGKHPVSGLWLAPADGSAPPRELAPSDAEDHEPRWAPDSGSVFFLSDRVERGTAQLYRVGLAGGGPEQLTDWSPGVHAHLWLPGWAGVGNARPAEVEARVPPADWSLGVFVAPDPDFRPADPRVRVVTAEGSRAGEPGRAWDTVARPDRLWLLDPRTRAVRSLADFGERHVVEVAARPDGGVLAVLTWSVADRDPGLFEPGLHLVDPGSGAVRDLGAPALEASSLTWWRGETGWHLGYLGLTPPGLVGGRAVFEAGETSGAHRNLTAGLTVCPAELVPAGDGPPLALFSEGLDTTVRRLEPATGTFTELTRAPGTLQSLSVADGEVIAAVASTAYEPDVVCAGSAAGPLTHLAEPPLRGIVWGTQERLSYRAEDGLELDGLLILPPGKTREDGPFPLVTLVHGGPDDRYADRFHLNWYPSGQWLATAGFAVFLPNPRGGWGHGHAFAVSVAGAVGGAEFTDILTGIDRLVDDGVADPRRLGIGGGSHGGFMAAWAVSQTDRFAAALVSAGVIDWRVLAATGELTRFDAALGGPDGSTSPITHAHRIRTPTLILHGEDDTNVPLSQADLLHHALRDRGVEHEYVVYPREGHSLRERDHQLDGLRRTREWFSRWLAPERPVSKQDG
- a CDS encoding HAMP domain-containing protein, which gives rise to MVDGVRPGAGADASGVGEAGEQELRRLLAGLTAVRDGDFGIRLPGGADGLLGEIATVFNGMADQLSLFTSEVTRVAREVGSEGQLGGQAKVPGVSGTWKDLTDSVNAMAGNLTTQVRDIAQVATAVAKGDLSQKIDVDARGEILELKDTVNTMVDQLSSFADEVTRVAREVGSEGRLGGQAQVPGVGGVWRDLTDSVNFMAGNLTDQVRNIAQVTTAVAKGDLSQKITVDARGEILELKNTINTMVDQLSSFADEVTRVAREVGTEGRLGGQADVKGVSGTWRDLTDSVNFMAGNLTDQVRNIAQVATAVASGDLSQKINVTARGEVLELKDTLNTMVDQLSAFADEVTRVAREVGTEGRLGGQADVKGVSGTWKDLTESVNVMADNLTAQVRSIAQVTTAVARGDLSQKIRVDARGEILELKDTINTMVDQLSAFADEVTRVAREVGTEGNLGGQATVRGVSGTWKNLTDNVNVMASNLTGQVRSIAQVATAVARGDLSRKITVEAKGEVAALADVINTMVDTLSAFADEVTRVAREVGTEGMLGGQARVPNVAGTWKDLTDNVNSMANNLTGQVRNIAQVTTAVAQGDLTRKIDVDARGEILELKTTINTMVDQLSAFAAEVTRVAREVGSEGRLGGQAEVEGVSGTWKRLTENVNELAGNLTRQVRAIAEVTSAVAEGDLTRSITVDASGEVAELKDNINSMVESLRETTRANQEQDWLKSNLATITGLMQGRRDLAVVAAAVMDELVPLVNAQFGAFYLADDTAEVPELRLVGAYGHPEGEGPVVRFRIGQSLVGQAARSRRPIAVDDVPPGYATISSGLGATVPASLIVLPIVVEDQVLGVLELASVHGFTAVHRAFLELLMEQIGVNVNSIVANARTDELLGESQRLTAELQARSEELQARQEELQSSNAELEEKAALLVTQNRDIETKNLEIEQARQELEARAQQLTLASKYKSEFLANMSHELRTPLNSLLILAQLLAQNPTRNLTAKQVEYAGIIHSAGSDLLQLINDILDLSKVEAGKMDVTPEQVSLRGLLDYVEATFRPMTSQRNLDFRITIAPGSPAELLTDDSRLRQVLRNLLSNAVKFTEVGGIELHIEPVDPDTLPRPLRAHGPAVAFRVTDTGIGIAEHQLESIFGAFQQADGTTSRKYGGTGLGLSISREIAQLLGGFITAESTLGEGSTFTFSLPVARPDFATLPTGEQASTAVTTRESGVTASGPRAYRRLLVVEERQHGLLTLVAESAASDLADSRDIGLSPADVEVVTAVGTQEAAAALATDAYHCVVLDLDLPDRTAFSFLDAMQGDSALRLVPVLAHNSRRLDVELAQLVQSRADVQSLEVLSGLDELRERIALHLSAEKPGAVLPLVRPDEPAAPVRAADVDTTLAGRTVLIVDDDPRNVYALTGILELHGMEVLHAEDGRKGVETVAAHPGIDLILMDVMMPEMDGYTATAKIRAMPEHARIPIVAVTAKAMPGDREKSLASGATDYVTKPVDADDLIARIKRHVTA
- a CDS encoding class I SAM-dependent methyltransferase; the encoded protein is MRPPRVKGTNVTQEEITVGAVFERLLGPRAEVSITAYDGSRSGPADAPVAFEVRSPLALDYLMSSPGDLGLARAYVAGALEVTGDLYTALRALAAQVDQLTAADRLWLLRNLGPRHLRLVKPPAEEHPSRFRRGLTALRHSKQRDSEAIASHYDVSNRFYELVLGPSMAYTCAVFPHEGASLEEAQANKFDLVCRKLGLKPGMRLLDVGCGWGGMVAHAVRHYGVEAIGVTLSREQAQWAQKNIVALGIADRAEIRHLDYRDVTETGFDAISSIGLTEHIGARNVPGYFRFLAGKLKPHGRLLNHCITNPDTSVAHRSRGFIDRYVFPDGELEAPGELMTAMHDAGLEVRHSENLREHYATTLAGWCANLDEHWDEAVAEAGAGRSRVWALYLAACRLAFERREIELHHILGVRTDSEGGMSMPLRPDWGV
- a CDS encoding DUF6292 family protein, coding for MSILIDFGRDTEFSFERRLRGYVGAVARAVGVGLESCTLDVGTPAAAYIALDWRLARFPGHDLALVWDEVHGWAAAIENATGEAATALVHLGGLFPEPRAVVRFLAAVRADVPDAGGLEAPVLREAGDHEQLLALLPDMAGADRR
- a CDS encoding acyl-CoA desaturase, which gives rise to MTASVKAAPPAPKPVLSGKQTIPELITIRIFLLVPFLALGAAVPVFWGWGVSWLDLTIGGAFFVVSTLGVTVGYHRYFTHGSFRAKRALRIALAVAGGLAAQGPVIGWVADHRRHHAFSDRDGDPHSPWLFGTSPVALARGFWHSHMGWLFGRDKTNVDRFAPDLAADRDLRVVDRLFPLWVVLSLLLPPLLGGLITLSWWGALTAFLWAGLARISFQHHVTWSVNSVCHMIGERPFASRDRSANFWPLAILSMGESWHNTHHADPTSARHGAQRGQIDISARVIWAFEKLGWAWNVRWPTAKRLAALAR
- a CDS encoding FAD-binding oxidoreductase yields the protein MTIDQAGVPEARPGPAFPEHEARVDALRRQLTAISGEATVRLAKRTSNLFRSRAAAQHPGLDVSGFTHVLRVDPDGRTADVEGMVTYEQLVDATLPHGLMPLVVPQLKTITLGGAVTGLGIESSSFRNGMPHESVLELEVLTGDGRIVVATPDNEHRALFHGFPNSYGTLGYALRLRILLEPVKPFVKLRHVRHHDRAKYFEALREICATSEHEGEHVDFVDGTVFGPDELYLTLATFTGTAPATSDYTWLDIYYRSIQRRETDHLTVRDYLWRWDTDWFWCSRAFGVQHRLPRLLLGRRFLRSSVYWKAVALDRRFKIAQRLLKLRRLPPEETIVQDIEVPVGRAAEFLDFFEREIPISPVWICPLRQRPGDVRWPLYELDPEELYVNFGFWSAVPLDPGERDGVHNRMIEAEVTRLGGHKSLYSDSFYTEDEFWRLYNGDAYRELKRAYDPAGRLLGLYEKCVRRG